The proteins below are encoded in one region of Coffea arabica cultivar ET-39 chromosome 4c, Coffea Arabica ET-39 HiFi, whole genome shotgun sequence:
- the LOC113739037 gene encoding uncharacterized protein: MAALSRFLSRSAVRGLPFFRVLKAPKDFHWTEECQRAFTDLKAYLAELPTLTAPEVGETLFLYLSACSEAISAVLVREDGGIQRPVYYVSRALQGPETRPYSVVVLTDQPLRQILTKPEVSGRITKWAVELAEHDLSYRPRTAIKAQALADFLTEGANLNLTELAPTLTDTPVEEPWVLFVDGASSKEGSGAGLLLTSPTGEELTYALRFDFPASNNEAEYEALLTGLRIAHQMGITTIKVQSDSQLVVLQVRGEYEAKNEVMKKYLAKVREVVALFGTFEIERVPRSQNKRADAFSKLASSSFAHLSKEVLVEVVKQKSIDQVQVLAIDSSATWMTPLIDFLSSDTLPESKIEARRIQLRAAKYAYAGGTLYRRSYLSPWLKCVTPEEGDYLLREVHEGLCAARVGSRVHASLRHQLAREMIPVHSPWPFAQWGIDLLGPFPRAPGRYEHLVVAIHYFTKWVEAEPLLSISGKAIQRFFCRNIVRRFGIPHVLISDNGRQFAENPFKSWLELAQSNWLEELPSVLWAYRTTPRTATHETPFSLTYGVEAVVPAEIVLPSPRTQNFVATSNDEKLRCNLDMLEVKREEAAIRMAKYKSQLARYHNARVKSTQFQPGDLVLRKNSISRAHSSNKLDPNWEGRLLQGRRHERI; this comes from the exons ATGGCAGCCCTGAGCAGGTTCCTCTCACGCTCCGCGGTCAGGGGGCTGCCCTTCTTCCGAGTCCTGAAAGCGCCTAAGGATTTCCACTGGACAGAGGAGTGCCAGAGAGCCTTCACCGACCTGAAGGCCTATCTGGCTGAGCTGCCCACTTTGACCGCCCCGGAGGTAGGAGAGACCCTGTTCCTTTACCTGTCCGCCTGCAGCGAGGCCATCAGCGCGGTCTTGGTGCGAGAGGACGGGGGGATTCAGAGACCAGTGTACTACGTTAGCCGCGCTCTGCAAGGGCCAGAGACGAG GCCCTACAGCGTTGTAGTCCTGACCGACCAGCCTCTGCGTCAGATACTCACCAAGCCCGAGGTCTCGGGCAGGATAACCAAGTGGGCCGTCGAGTTGGCCGAGCATGACCTTAGCTATCGGCCCCGCACCGCGATCAAGGCTCAGGCCTTGGCAGACTTCCTTACTGAGGGGGCTAACTTAAACCTGACCGAGCTAGCCCCGACACTCACGGACACCCCGGTAGAGGAGCCGTGGGTGCTGTTCGTGGATGGCGCCTCGAGCAAGGAAGGAAGCGGGGCTGGCCTGCTGCTCACCTCGCCCACAGGGGAGGAACTGACCTATGCGCTTAGGTTCGATTTCCCGGCATCCAATAACGAGGCGGAGTACGAGGCCCTGTTGACGGGGTTGCGGATAGCCCACCAGATGGGCATCACCACGATCAAAGTCCAGAGTGACTCTCAGCTCGTCGTCCTCCAGGTCCGCGGGGAGTACGAGGCCAAGAACGAGGTTATGAAGAAATACCTGGCTAAGGTACGAGAGGTGGTGGCCTTGTTTGGAACATTTGAAATCGAGCGGGTGCCGAGGTCCCAGAACAAGCGGGCAGACGCCTTTTCAAAACTGGCGTCCTCCTCATTCGCCCACCTGAGCAAGGAAGTCTTGGTAGAGGTGGTAAAACAAAAAAGTATCGACCAGGTCCAGGTCCTGGCTATAGATAGCTCGGCCACCTGGATGACACCCCTTATAGACTTCCTCAGCTCGGATACCCTCCCCGAGAGCAAAATTGAGGCCCGCCGAATCCAGCTCAGAGCTGCCAAATACGCCTACGCTGGGGGAACCCTCTATAGGAGGTCATACTTGTCCCCCTGGCTAAAGTGCGTGACCCCGGAAGAGGGCGACTATTTACTCCGGGAAGTCCATGAAGGCCTATGTGCGGCACGTGTAGGATCTCGG GTGCACGCCTCGCTGCGCCATCAGCTAGCTCGGGAGATGATCCCCGTCCATAGTCCTTGGCCCTTCGCTCAATGGGGGATAGACCTCCTGGGTCCCTTCCCCCGAGCTCCGGGGAGGTATGAGCACCTTGTGGTTGCCATACACTACTTCACAAAGTGGGTGGAAGCGGAACCCTTGCTCTCTATATCCGGGAAGGCAATTCAGAGGTTCTTCTGCAGGAACATAGTTCGTCGTTTTGGGATCCCGCACGTCCTGATATCTGACAACGGGCGCCAATTTGCAGAGAACCCTTTCAAGAGCTG GCTGGAGCTGGCCCAATCCAACTGGCTGGAAGAGCTCCCTAGCGTTCTCTGGGCTTACCGCACTACGCCCAGGACAGCCACCCATGAGACCCCGTTCTCCCTCACTTACGGGGTAGAAGCAGTGGTCCCTGCAGAGATCGTTCTCCCCTCGCCCCGAACACAGAACTTCGTGGCAACGTCCAACGACGAAAAGTTGCGGTGCAACTTAGACATGCTTGAGGTTAAGCGGGAGGAGGCAGCCATTCGGATGGCTAAGTACAAAAGCCAGCTCGCCCGCTACCACAACGCCCGAGTAAAGAGCACGCAGTTCCAGCCAGGAGACCTGGTCTTGCGAAAGAACTCGATCAGCAGAGCTCACAGTTCCAACAAACTCGACCCAAATTGGGAGGGCCGGTTACTGCAAGGTCGCCGACATGAACGGATCTGA